The following coding sequences lie in one bacterium genomic window:
- a CDS encoding diguanylate cyclase, producing the protein MEPLLTKPANFIKRMSIYLFIVWTILIFCSLFINVYRYYIGTIKEVSIEARTDYEQNVHIRKLMTDLGGFYAPVEKVPPNPYLDVQNREIKTTDGKVFTLVNSAYMMRIIFEKIRENSKNLKMNKLTSLKYINPVNKPDEWEYKGLLELDKGRDEVIEIVKLNKEPYLRLLKPFIIEKSCLQCHEKQGYKIGDVRGGISISVPMKPYFENGANSRNLIIMTHLIIWILISYGIYLTAKTEMRNITLYEETRDLSLHDALTGLANRRLMDINFEIFISRAKRYGNKLSVILLDIDYFKKYNDTQGHDAGDTLLRKISGIIQNEVRNIDLVVRYGGEEFLVILPDTGELETFEIAERIRKSIETTTEITISLGLSSLDAKTYSKEDIIKKADKALYAAKRNGRNRIEVR; encoded by the coding sequence ATGGAGCCATTATTAACAAAACCGGCAAATTTTATAAAAAGAATGAGTATCTATTTATTTATTGTCTGGACAATATTGATATTTTGCTCTTTATTTATAAATGTTTATAGATACTATATCGGCACAATAAAAGAAGTATCAATTGAAGCAAGGACAGATTACGAACAAAATGTTCACATAAGAAAACTAATGACAGACCTGGGAGGATTTTACGCGCCTGTTGAAAAAGTGCCGCCTAACCCGTATTTGGATGTTCAGAATAGAGAAATAAAAACTACAGATGGTAAAGTTTTTACACTGGTTAATTCAGCGTATATGATGAGGATAATATTTGAAAAAATAAGAGAGAATTCAAAAAATCTTAAAATGAATAAATTAACAAGCTTGAAATATATAAATCCCGTCAATAAACCGGATGAATGGGAATATAAGGGCCTGTTGGAATTAGATAAAGGCAGGGACGAAGTAATCGAAATTGTAAAGTTAAACAAAGAGCCTTATCTAAGGCTGCTTAAGCCTTTTATAATTGAAAAAAGTTGTTTGCAGTGCCATGAAAAGCAGGGTTATAAAATTGGCGATGTCAGGGGCGGAATAAGTATATCAGTTCCAATGAAGCCTTATTTTGAAAATGGGGCTAATAGCCGGAATCTTATAATAATGACACATTTGATAATATGGATATTGATTTCTTATGGTATTTATTTAACGGCAAAGACAGAGATGCGTAACATAACGCTTTATGAGGAAACAAGGGATTTATCACTGCATGACGCCTTGACTGGTCTCGCTAACAGGCGGCTTATGGATATCAATTTTGAGATATTTATTTCCAGGGCAAAAAGATACGGCAATAAATTGTCTGTAATTTTGCTCGATATCGATTATTTTAAAAAATATAATGATACTCAGGGGCATGACGCCGGGGATACCCTGTTACGCAAAATATCCGGGATTATTCAAAATGAGGTCCGTAATATCGATCTTGTTGTAAGATACGGCGGTGAAGAATTTTTGGTTATTTTACCTGACACCGGGGAGCTTGAAACTTTTGAGATAGCGGAAAGGATAAGAAAAAGCATTGAAACAACAACAGAGATCACTATCAGTCTCGGGTTATCGTCTCTCGACGCAAAAACATATTCAAAAGAAGATATCATAAAAAAAGCGGATAAGGCATTATATGCCGCGAAACGTAATGGGCGCAATAGGATTGAGGTAAGATAG